The DNA sequence TAGGCCATCAAATTTGGGACTGACACCCAACCTGTCTTGCCTTGAACATGAGGCGCTGTCTTCTGCAGACCCTCAAAACTCATTTTCTTCCAAGTCAGGTTGGACTAATACCCTGCCAGAAACAGCTTGGTCCATCATTTCTAGACTGTGATATAAATCAAACTATTACTTAGATGCCAAGCAACAAGAATGCTACCCAACTTAAAGCGTATTGTCTGATACATATCCTTCTATTTGTGTCCCCACAGGTGAACCCATGGTTGAATCCAGGAATGGATGGGAATGCTCTCCCTGCGTGGCTCCCATGAGTCCACAGCTTTCTGCAATTTTGGCATAACAACTTCGTCTAGTATGGTATCAAGGATTGAAGGGGGCAGCAGATTTTCCAAAGACTCCAAAAACCGGATCATTGATGCGGGATCCATAAGCTGCCAAGCATTAATGCCAGAAATTCTCACTGCAGGTACCACAACCTCAAAAGGCAACTGGCGATAAAGTGAGGATGAACATGAATCCCAATTATCTAGACATTCTCCTCCATGAAGCAAAGCCTTCCATGAAGATACTACCTCCACCCCATACAAAGGATTCAGAAGGTGGTCCCAACCGTGAATTGTGAAACATCCTAATAAACAAAGGCAGAGCAAATGAGCACGCAATGCAGGACAAGTTTCGAAACTTATAGTCTTATCTATATCTTTTCTGCAAGGCATCAAAGTATCTAGCAAGCGAGTCTAATGTCAAGGTTCCCTTTGAATTCTCATCCCCCACTCGATCCAGTACAGTCCTGATTTCCTACTCCTTCTCACTACCCACCTCAGTTTCTAGCCTCTCCTCAATGTTTAAGCCAATCGTTGCCTCCCTCTCATTTATCAAATCCATCTTCTGAATGTTAAGCTTGGTCATGTCCGAAATCAACTTCACATTGTACTGAGGCTCAGATAAAGGAACATCATATTCCCTAGCTTCCTCTTCAGCCGCATTCAGATTCCCTAAATTAGTCAAAATCCAAACCTGGGGTTGCCGCATATCAAGAACCTTTTGAAGAAAAACATCCACACCTTCCTCCTTCCTTTTCACCTCTGGTTGATTATACAAAAGCTGTTTTTTAGCTCTTCCACCCTCTTCCTTTGCCATTGCCTTCATCTCCTTGTTTGCCTTTTTCTTCATCTCCTTGTAATCATTAAAGCCAAGACCCATATTCTTTGGCCTCATTTTAACTTGAATGGGGTTGACACTACCTTCCTCATTCTTACCAAGGCCACCTCCTTTGTAGCCTGCTTTATCAAACAGCTTCTTCCCTATCCCTTTAGCGTGCTTCTCAAACTCCCCAAAAGCCCCCACAACTGGATTGTTGTCTCTCCCTTTCGTTGTCCCTCTTCTGAGCTCCCTCCTTTATCTGCTTACCGTTTACCCTGGGCAACAAACTAtccttatcatcatcatcagcttCAACTTTATCAGTCTCATTAGTGCCATAGCCAGACCCAAAACCAAAGCAGCCTAAACCAGAACGATTCTCCTGAATATTTTCATCATTGGAGTTGTTAATTTCTTGGTCAGGCATAACGGTGCCTGCATCTTCTTCTTCGTCATCGTTGGAATTAGCATTGATATCGTGCTTGGTATGGAGGGCCTTGTCCCTGCGCTTATCTTCAAAGTCGTTATCCATTATAACAGACTACTAGCttccattgatatatatatatatatatatatatgtcatttggAGGGAACAAAAACACTTGCGTAACAAGTAATCGCTGGATGCCTATATtgattgataaatttctttttctttcaatattatatatatattcgattGTGCCACTCAAAGCTTCATAAACGAAGCTGCGGTTGGTCACTCAAGAAAGCCATATAACCCAAAAACTGAGATTTAAAGTTATCTTCAGGCTTATATGAGCAGGGGGTTTACGTTATCCCACTAAAACTGGGACTCAAATCAACTCCAATTAAATCTTTAGGAGAATTGACTTCTGTACGCAGAATGAAAAACcttaaaattgcaaattaaattatcttttatttttaattaatttatttgagaaaaaaaaatagttcttTTCCAACATAACCCTACggacaacaaaaaataataataataataaaacaaatttctttttgcgctgaccaaaataattaaaagggtAGTTTCGTAAAAACAACCTTCTATTCTTACGGGTGTGCTGTAGTGGTATTATGCCCGCCGTCCAACAGTTAGAAAAGTCTTCCATCTGCCACAAAaatatacccaaaaaataaatgaataaatggcGGAGTCTGAGATTGGTAATGACCTTCAAGAGACCTTGAAGCCCTTCTATCAGAGAGCCTCTCAAGCCGaggtctgtttttttttttttttttttttttttttttctctctctctctgattaCCTTCAGGATTGTGTAtatgtgtttatgtttttatacTTATGTCTGCGGATAATCTGAATGACATAATTTGAAAGTTAGGAAATTTATGGATGGGATTTACTAGTATAGGTAAACTAAGGTTTGTGGAAACTTAAAATATGTTCAGGTATAGAGACGATTTAGAATCTGGGTTTTGATTTAGAGAAGttagttctttttttccttttttttttttttttttttttctttacttgtcGAGAAGCTTTCTTTTAGCGAAGTTGCTGAAGCTGTGTAATTTGGAGTTAATACCCATAGAGAAGCTAAAAGAAGAGCACTTCCTACTTACTAACCTAAGAGATGCTTTCCCTTTCCAGGTgattaatgaattatatgtGCCTTTGGAAGGTTTTCCATTCACTTTGTGCTATTAGACAAAAGTGTTGGGCTCTGGTTTACACTTCCTATCCATCACCTTTTTCCCCAGCTGATCTGCCATTTATGAGCAGCGCAAAAACAGCAATTCTGAAATTCTACTATTGATTTGCTAACAACCAAATTTGAACTTTTGTAGAACAGAACTCATCTACGGAATGGCATGAATTATCTTTATAGACTTGGATGTCTTATTAGTTGGAAACAGTAGATTTCTAGGCCGTTTCTTGCTAGCCAAAGAGTTCGATCTATATAAAGGggataatttttttcctataaGATTGCTTTACGAATTGCATAAATTTGATTCTTTATGAATTGCACAAATTTGATGCTTTGTCATTGATTTATGCTCTATGAAGGTTCCAACTTTATGttacttttgaattttgatgagaaAAATTTTCTGATTTCCACATGATCTTGCAAATTTTGTTGTGGTTGTCTTAAAGGATCGTTTGTCAAGACTTGAAGCTGCGCTTGCAAGTAAGAAAGGTAAATCCTAAGGTCTCCATTTTCTCTAAAGTTCTCTCTCATTTCGTTTTGTCTCTCTTATATGGTAAACTTGTCAGATACTGGAAATGTGGaacatttgaaaacaattaacgAGCTTCAGTCTAAACTAGAAGATGCACATGCTCAGCTAATTTCAGAACGAGAAGAGGTAACATCTACTTGTATCTCGACTCTGTTTTTCATATTGAGAGCACGAGATTTTTTTAACCTACAATTTTCAGGGTCGGAAGCTTGCTGCAGAAAATGCTAAACTTCAATACCGTATTCACCATCTTGTCCGGGCAGTACGGGAGTCCGACCAAAAGATGGAGCATTAAAAGTTAAACCATGTAATATTCTTAGAAGTATCTCTTTCATATTCAAGAATTTATATCGCTTTCATTTAGATTCATTGTTGCATTTCTTTTAACAAAGTTGTTTTGGCAATTGCAGTTGAGGCTTTGAAGATGATTTGGTTTTGTGTACAGATTTCTTTTGGAATTTGGTTTTGATGcatgaaattttgtttgtttcctaCAGGTGATTTCGTCATAGAGCAGAAGGTAGCATAGACGTTTGAGCCTGGAGATACACAATTATATTTTGGATGAGAGACGATTAGCAACTCGTGCTACTAAAGCTTCGAAGGAcctgataatgatgatgatgcctgcattggttttcttttcattattattcttcttatggaagtaaccttgtagtttaACTAAATTGCATAGTTCCAGTAATGtgctgaaaaatatttattaaaatttacaagaacaaggtgtttctttttttttttttttcttttttttcttttttttctttttttttttttttgtccataagaaaaggaaatcttataataattatatggcTATGGGGATTCACCTGACAGTGCATGGTCCAAAAGATATGTGCTAGAATTATGTTATACATAACTAGTACTTCAAAAATAGAGTAACCAGCATCAGGCAAAACAGAAAACACTATCAAGTGGGCATTTTCAGTTGTATTCATAATTTTCGACTTACAATAAGACAGCTAACCTGACATCATAATGCCAGTTCAATAGTACTAACGTTACCAAAATTTACTTCCTAGTGTCATTGTAATCACTCCATCACAGGTATATGTACTATTTGAAACATCACTTCATAAACTTGTGAAGGACTTGCTATCCTATATTCTCATATCATATACATCTTTTACCTATACCTGACTTGCTGAAGATGGAAGTCTGGGTGTTAAGGGTGGATGGTATGGACAATGAGGAAAGTATGGCAAAAAGGCAAACGAGAAAATACCAGAACAAAAATTGTATATCACCTGTAAATTTACTGACATGATGGATGCTCAAGGAGTTCAATCAGATCCTTCTTTTTAAGCTTATGGAACTTTTTCAGTTTCCGTTTCTTTGCAATGGCCTTCAGTTCAGGTACTTTCAAGTCCGCAAAGTTAAATGTTGCAGAAGGCACAGGAACAATAGCCCACCCACTGCTATCAACAGCCAAGGGAGATGACTTCACCATTTGAAGAGCTTTACAACCACTGACAGTTCCATTGCTTGGCGAAACCGAGTCGTCCATGTTTGCAGCCAAGACATTACTCCCAGCAGAGAATGGCAAACTTGAGGCGTGTACATTACTCCCAGCAGAGAATGGCAAACTTGAGGCgtgtttccttttccttttcgaCTCTAAGATTGGATCtttaaattcaatctcacaattgtGCCAttgttccttttcctttttgacCATTTTACCATGCTCTTTGGTACAATGGTCAGGCTGAACCGACTTCTTTAAAGGCTTCCATACTATAAGCTGACTTAAAGGGGCACTGTCATCATGAATGTCAGATTTTGGTTGTCTTTTGGCTTTTGAAATGGGTGTTTGCAATTCAATCTCTGCCGCTGAGAGAGTCCGTCCTTGGACACTTTTTGTATACGTTTGAAATTTCTTCTTCCCCATGGCTGTTTTTGGTTTCACGTCCACATTTAAGTGGGACTTCTTGTCATAAACAACAATAGCCTTATGAGATCCAAGATGTGGTTCTCTTACCTCCTCAGGTTCAGTCTCGGTTGTACTTTTCCCTATCTGATCCTCCAAAGTCAACGCAAGATGTTGACTCTTGGTCACAATTTGTACAAGGTTTCTTACATCTACTTCTGTCTTTGACTGCGAATTTGAAGAATCAATCTTGTTCATCATAGGAACTTTTGAATCACTGATACCCTCTTGTTGAGAAGTTTGTGGAACAAAACCAATTAGCTTTCGCTTGACACCAcagttttctttctttgctaGTCTTGAAGCACTTAATTGGGATTCAGAAGATTTATTCCTCCCATAGATAAAAGCTGGTTGTTTGAGCGCATCACGATAGGTATGCTTCACAACCGCATTTGAGAGCTGCTAGTTGAAAGAGAAACACGTGTTACAGGCTAGCCATAAGAGCAGGGTTAAGTTGAGCTACAAATTTGTGATCCCACGCTAGTGCAGTTTAAAACTCTAAGCTGGCTGTTCTTGATTTAATCACAATGTACAGATAGATATAgtaacatatttatttaaactaCACTGAAAGAAATCTACACACACCTGATTGGCTTTTTGAAGCATTCCTTTTTCTCCATGAGCTAATGATGAATTGccgattttattttcttcagttGGAGTAATATGCTGTTCCCCTATTACCATATCCCCATTCGCTTTCAAATCAAAATTGCCAGAGTTTTTCATATCATTGAAGAATCCACTTGCAAAGCTAAGAGAATTAGAGCTAGAAACTTTAACAATAGCATCAGCAGGCTGTTCATtgccacaaaaaaacaaaaagggaaatTGTCACTATAGCAAGGACCTCTCTAGAGACTCAAATCACTTTTACTATACATTTTGTACCATTAACCCCTGTAAATGAGTAAAAAAGTGATTATTAGAAAAAATTTCACTTGCTTTGgcagaaattttgaaaaagcaaaaagggAGGTACTTGTCAAAATGGTTTTGCAAGAATCAAGTAGTTGAATAACAATCATACTCAAGTGAAATACCCACTGTTACATTATTGCTGTTGCAGCGCAGTCCATCCAAATACATCCATACCTTGGCCCTGACACCACATCTCACAGGCCTAAGTGGCCCACCCTGCCACACCCACAGCACCCCACCCTGTCTACCCAGGTGTCACACCCAGCAGTGAATCCAGTTGCATCCTGCTGCCCCAAGTGCCATACTCTACCAGTCCAATGCTGAACCTATACCCCAAACCAACCTTGCCAGCCTCAGGCGCTGCACCTTGCCAATCATAAACCACAACTAGCTGCATACAGGACCGCCTGCCCCAATACATTTGCCGCTAGATTGCACCTAGTCTTCATCTTACTTCCAAAAGCACTGAAACTCACTGCCCTCAATCTTGCAACTCTATGCCCACACACCACTTGCCACACTACTCTATTCATGTTGCACCTTATCTCTTTACTTAGTAGCCAATTAACCCTATCTCTTCAAGTTAGCTCTCAAGCTACTACTCCTTGTACTGATCACTCATTTCTTATGTTTAGAATCAAGTCTACTAGTGTACTCACAATCATCCATAACCTTTTGACACtaaaatttattagattttttaacttttatcaCAGCACACCTCAAAATACTCTATTAGAAAATTGAAGCAATACCAAAAGGACCTTTACTCTGTCTACAAGGTTCAAGATTGACAGATCTTGATTGCTTTACCTTTTTGTAATGAGAAATATTATTCTCAGAACCTAATATCTTAAAGAAATGAATTTCTAGCAACATATGCTGAATTTTATTCTCTAGTAGTAATTCACGATAAAATATGAAGTTAAAACTCTGGATAAAAGAATAGAGCTTCTTTTTACCTTAATTGTTTTAGAattatttgctttcttttcttgaaTCTCCAGAGAGGACACGCTTGTGCTACTTTCTGTGGAAGCTTCAATTTCTTTGATTTCCTCCATTTCAATGATATTTGAGTccaattttctcttttctctgttCTCAGTTAAAAGTTTAATTGCATGTGCTGAAGCATCTGATCTTGAATCCAAGATAGCAACTGCTGAAGGTTGCTGCTtgtaataaaaggaaaaacacaATGTGTTCATAGCATTATGGCATTAGTGAAATGGAAATCACATTTAAACAAACAATGCATATTATATCTCCAAAAGGAATGAAAATTACTTTGATAAAGACAACCAAAATGGATGGTACATGCATAACACTAATAGAAACAAGCTCTCTAGAAATTGGTAAATGAATGATGAGTGTTACAAGGAGTCAGAACTGGAGGCACATTACCCGTGTCAACAAGATATGAAATTGACACGAGTTTGGGATTTGTATCAGTCTAGGCTCCTTCCACATTGAACTTTATCCATCATTGCTGCTTGAGATGTACTACAgaggatttcaaaataaagggCACACCTCCCTTAATGGGCTCAAGTTAACCAGGTCAACTTTTAATCATAGTTAGAGTCCTGGATTCACAAAGTAAGTTTTTTGGATACTTTCGGCTGAAAAACAAAAGGAGCTTGGAGGCAGTTTCATCTGAAAATAAATGGAGGATGAGTTTCACAGGGAACAAAGATGCTATTTGTTTTGGTTGTGTTTTACTCCTTGAACATAAAATTAAGAAAGGATTTTTGGTGCTCGTTAATTGGACAGCACAAAActtattttgtatattaatatgtatatttatgctTCTAATTATCCATATCCAAAATTTGGACTCTTCTTAGCCAAGTCCACCTATCATCAAATTTTGGAATGAATAAATCTGACCTCTGGACACAACAAAGTTCAAACGGTGGAAACTACCTTGACCCTTCCAAGCGAAAACATAATAATGCGGTAGCCATCATATGGTTAGCAAATTCAAAGGTAAAATTGTTTAGATTCACTTAATGTCATAAAGCTTCTCAGTATGCCTCTTCTACTAAAGCATGCATTtccatttgtttaatattttggGAAAGAAATGACTGAGTTTTGCGAGTCAAACCTGTTCTCTCTCTTGGAGGTACTTTTGCAGAAGAGCCTCCACTATCTCATGTATGTTATCTGCAGGCTTTCTACGCATTGGTAATTGCAACCCAATATCATTATCATCATTACTGCTGAAGCTCCTTAATGATTTATCAAGGAAATCGATCTTTTCTCTTAAAACATCACAGCATATTTCAGAAAATTCTTCATGTTCAGCCCAGGCTAGTTCAGTCTGAAGAAACTCTAGATCTTTTTCGAGTTCATGAATTTCAGTATTTGCCTTTGTTATTAATATCTTCAATACTTGCAAAAAAGATTCCTCACTCAAAGCATTTTCTTGATCTTTCTTATCTATGTTACTTCGAAGAAGATTCTTCACAATCTCATGTGCCTTACGTGCAGGTCTTCCAGGCATTGATAACTCAGCCCCAATGATGCTACCATTAATTTTCAAGCTCCTGCTTGCCATATTGAAGCATTTAATCCTTGTTTTCAAGAGATTGCAGCATAATTCATAAACCTCTTCATTTTCAGCTGCTAGTTGGACTTGAAGACACTTTAGATCCTTTTCAAGTTCACCAATCTCAGTATCTGCCTTTGTTATCAATATCCTCAACACTTCTGAACAGGATTTCTCATTCAAAGCATTTTCTTCTATCAAATCTATGATCATAAAGAAAAATCGAGTGACTATTGCGGTAACAAGAAAAGTGTAACAAGGAAGCACTTATTAATAAGCAGAAATTAAAGGTGATTGACACTGAAATACCATGTCCATGACCAAAGTAAAAGTCACAATTCCATCCAGATCGCATGGTGTAACTGCTCTCTGGTGAACCTGAAGCAATTATACAACTAGTTGAGTTACTGCTTAAAGTAAATAAGACAGCGttgtaataaaatatctttGAGAAACCTTGATTAATTGCTGAATCCCACAGATCCCCAGCCATGGATACAAGGAACTTTATCCTGGCATGCAATAACACAATTGTTTGAGCAATATCTGAGGGTACAAAATTCATTAATTGATCTAGATACATAAAGTATGccaataaagaaaaatctatgAAACTGTAGTTACTTTGTTAAGGATTGGTTCAGAGGAAAAACCATACTTTTCAATAGCATGAGAAGTAAATTCATAGTAAATCCATTTTTCACTGATTCATGTTAATCGCATGCAACGAGAAAAAACAAAGCATAATTCACGGCAAACTATAAGTAATATGTatccaaaagtaaataaatataagcaaTAAATTAAGTAGTCCACATTAATGAGAGTAAtagattaaaattttatcaatttaagaAAAGAACAACCAAAACAAATTACAATTAAGTAATTTCAAAAAGAACTTATTATAGCATCGACAACTACAATGATGCGGAAAACAGAGAATAAAAGAAAcagctttaaaaataaaatccttttgAACAAGAAATGTTTACACAAAAATTCACATCCAAAAAACTAACTAGTTCATAGttgcaacaaaaaagaaaaaaaagaatctcaaaaaaaaaaaaaaaacaaataccaaCTAATTACACAGCTAATACATTTTCAACATCTGGTTCGACTGATTGTTCCACCTAAAGTCGGTGAAAAGTAAACTGAAAAAATGATACTTCAGTtctcatgttaaaaaaaaaacaaaaaatttcaaaaaaaacaatgaaagtTAGCAGCTGAAAATTTAGAGTACTGATCAATGATCatcttgaaaaaagaaaaagaaaaaaaaaagaaaaagtgaagatGTTAGGTGAATGAAGAGAGAAagcaagagaaaacaaaaataaataaataaataaaaaagtaatgcaGCTTTCTTGGGAACCAAACAGTACGGGaagaaaaagcttaaaaaaaaaaaaaaaagagaggggaCCAAAACCTTAAGAATGTAGCTTTCTTGAACCGCAGTGGCAATGAGAGAGTGATGGAAACTCTTCTCCGAATGATTCCAATCCGAGCGAGTGCCTAGGGTTTCGGAGCCACCCTCaaagttagagagagagagagagagagaaaaaaaaaaaagtgagaaggAGACAACTGTGTCCGGAGTTCATACAGCAAAAAGGCTGCGACTGAAAGCGACGAACCTGCCCTTTTCTTCTTTCACAGAGAGAAGACAGACAGTcactgtgagagagagagagaggcaaaTGTCTGGTTTTTGAGGGGCTAACTTGGTAAATTCGACCATTTGAGTGGAGAAGCGTATTATCCAATTATCCAATTATCTTAAATCAAAAAGGTATATATAGTTAGTTATATATACATCCGATCACCCAATCGTGCACGTGGAAGAGTCAACCTGAGTCAACCAGTCAACCAAGTTGATGGGGCCCATCGGGAAGATTTTTCGGGCCCACTAGGTGTCCGAATTCGGACAATCAAACGGTGGAGAACAGCCGTTAATTTTGCAGATCTTTTGTACAACACGTTCCAGCGTGATTACTCTGACCGTTGATCATAAATCTTCTTTCTTAAGCTATACCAAatcattaatataattattgggCCTGTAGGcccatattaattaaaatagcaGTGGCCCCCACATGGGTCAAGAGACAAGAGCTTGTGGTATTTTGGGAAGCCTGCGCTTTGGA is a window from the Ziziphus jujuba cultivar Dongzao chromosome 11, ASM3175591v1 genome containing:
- the LOC107431605 gene encoding uncharacterized protein LOC107431605, which encodes MAESEIGNDLQETLKPFYQRASQAEDRLSRLEAALASKKDTGNVEHLKTINELQSKLEDAHAQLISEREEGRKLAAENAKLQYRIHHLVRAVRESDQKMEH
- the LOC107431571 gene encoding uncharacterized protein LOC107431571 isoform X3, whose translation is MAGDLWDSAINQGSPESSYTMRSGWNCDFYFGHGHDLIEENALNEKSCSEVLRILITKADTEIGELEKDLKCLQVQLAAENEEVYELCCNLLKTRIKCFNMASRSLKINGSIIGAELSMPGRPARKAHEIVKNLLRSNIDKKDQENALSEESFLQVLKILITKANTEIHELEKDLEFLQTELAWAEHEEFSEICCDVLREKIDFLDKSLRSFSSNDDNDIGLQLPMRRKPADNIHEIVEALLQKYLQEREQQPSAVAILDSRSDASAHAIKLLTENREKRKLDSNIIEMEEIKEIEASTESSTSVSSLEIQEKKANNSKTIKPADAIVKVSSSNSLSFASGFFNDMKNSGNFDLKANGDMVIGEQHITPTEENKIGNSSLAHGEKGMLQKANQLSNAVVKHTYRDALKQPAFIYGRNKSSESQLSASRLAKKENCGVKRKLIGFVPQTSQQEGISDSKVPMMNKIDSSNSQSKTEVDVRNLVQIVTKSQHLALTLEDQIGKSTTETEPEEVREPHLGSHKAIVVYDKKSHLNVDVKPKTAMGKKKFQTYTKSVQGRTLSAAEIELQTPISKAKRQPKSDIHDDSAPLSQLIVWKPLKKSVQPDHCTKEHGKMVKKEKEQWHNCEIEFKDPILESKRKRKHASSLPFSAGSNVHASSLPFSAGSNVLAANMDDSVSPSNGTVSGCKALQMVKSSPLAVDSSGWAIVPVPSATFNFADLKVPELKAIAKKRKLKKFHKLKKKDLIELLEHPSCQ
- the LOC107431571 gene encoding uncharacterized protein LOC107431571 isoform X2; translation: MLKMIKFLVSMAGDLWDSAINQGSPESSYTMRSGWNCDFYFGHGHDLIEENALNEKSCSEVLRILITKADTEIGELEKDLKCLQVQLAAENEEVYELCCNLLKTRIKCFNMASRSLKINGSIIGAELSMPGRPARKAHEIVKNLLRSNIDKKDQENALSEESFLQVLKILITKANTEIHELEKDLEFLQTELAWAEHEEFSEICCDVLREKIDFLDKSLRSFSSNDDNDIGLQLPMRRKPADNIHEIVEALLQKYLQEREQQPSAVAILDSRSDASAHAIKLLTENREKRKLDSNIIEMEEIKEIEASTESSTSVSSLEIQEKKANNSKTIKPADAIVKVSSSNSLSFASGFFNDMKNSGNFDLKANGDMVIGEQHITPTEENKIGNSSLAHGEKGMLQKANQLSNAVVKHTYRDALKQPAFIYGRNKSSESQLSASRLAKKENCGVKRKLIGFVPQTSQQEGISDSKVPMMNKIDSSNSQSKTEVDVRNLVQIVTKSQHLALTLEDQIGKSTTETEPEEVREPHLGSHKAIVVYDKKSHLNVDVKPKTAMGKKKFQTYTKSVQGRTLSAAEIELQTPISKAKRQPKSDIHDDSAPLSQLIVWKPLKKSVQPDHCTKEHGKMVKKEKEQWHNCEIEFKDPILESKRKRKHASSLPFSAGSNVHASSLPFSAGSNVLAANMDDSVSPSNGTVSGCKALQMVKSSPLAVDSSGWAIVPVPSATFNFADLKVPELKAIAKKRKLKKFHKLKKKDLIELLEHPSCQ
- the LOC107431571 gene encoding uncharacterized protein LOC107431571 isoform X1; protein product: MVEFTKLAPQKPDICLSLSLTVTVCLLSVKEEKGRFVAFSRSLFAALARIGIIRRRVSITLSLPLRFKKATFLRIKFLVSMAGDLWDSAINQGSPESSYTMRSGWNCDFYFGHGHDLIEENALNEKSCSEVLRILITKADTEIGELEKDLKCLQVQLAAENEEVYELCCNLLKTRIKCFNMASRSLKINGSIIGAELSMPGRPARKAHEIVKNLLRSNIDKKDQENALSEESFLQVLKILITKANTEIHELEKDLEFLQTELAWAEHEEFSEICCDVLREKIDFLDKSLRSFSSNDDNDIGLQLPMRRKPADNIHEIVEALLQKYLQEREQQPSAVAILDSRSDASAHAIKLLTENREKRKLDSNIIEMEEIKEIEASTESSTSVSSLEIQEKKANNSKTIKPADAIVKVSSSNSLSFASGFFNDMKNSGNFDLKANGDMVIGEQHITPTEENKIGNSSLAHGEKGMLQKANQLSNAVVKHTYRDALKQPAFIYGRNKSSESQLSASRLAKKENCGVKRKLIGFVPQTSQQEGISDSKVPMMNKIDSSNSQSKTEVDVRNLVQIVTKSQHLALTLEDQIGKSTTETEPEEVREPHLGSHKAIVVYDKKSHLNVDVKPKTAMGKKKFQTYTKSVQGRTLSAAEIELQTPISKAKRQPKSDIHDDSAPLSQLIVWKPLKKSVQPDHCTKEHGKMVKKEKEQWHNCEIEFKDPILESKRKRKHASSLPFSAGSNVHASSLPFSAGSNVLAANMDDSVSPSNGTVSGCKALQMVKSSPLAVDSSGWAIVPVPSATFNFADLKVPELKAIAKKRKLKKFHKLKKKDLIELLEHPSCQ